In Novipirellula artificiosorum, the following proteins share a genomic window:
- a CDS encoding glycosyltransferase family 4 protein, whose translation MKTILVVTDQPFWRRQNGAQQRTWSLLQSLRKNGFQLSIFYLVERTDLDLTLGHEAGLSFVDFSPCGTRLRDRMASIVSKRLGRNQNTDFKENDQVDSPLRTPVTLETYRWPHAPLQFKSLIKSLRPDFVLSVYVVWANLLDAFPIEKRGFRAIVDTHDLLHVRQQQFSDYEESHWIEISKEEEATALQRFDLILATQQDEAKTLRSMAPKSKVIVVGHQPELRVEQPGFVSGKDSNSETIRLGFIGSNNAANVDGLRWFLQHCWSRIHQMTGAELIVAGQVAQGLCQKTTWNVPRVQFLGQVPQIDDFYTKIDIAINPVRFGSGLKIKSIESMCFGKPLVAHPHNTRGLPAATVESMFVADQPDRFSDACIRLIRDGDLRRETALRVLQICENELSGDRVYAGFLEWLSKCESLGPPSLEA comes from the coding sequence ATGAAAACCATCCTCGTCGTAACGGATCAGCCGTTTTGGCGCCGCCAGAACGGCGCGCAGCAGCGTACATGGTCGCTGCTGCAGTCTCTTCGCAAGAACGGTTTCCAGTTGTCCATCTTTTATCTCGTCGAGCGGACGGATTTGGATCTTACCCTGGGGCACGAGGCGGGCCTCTCGTTCGTGGATTTTTCCCCTTGCGGAACCCGCCTCCGCGATCGAATGGCGTCCATTGTTAGCAAGAGACTGGGGCGAAACCAAAATACAGATTTTAAAGAGAACGACCAGGTGGATTCGCCTCTGCGCACTCCGGTCACCCTGGAAACCTATCGTTGGCCGCACGCCCCGCTGCAATTCAAATCGCTTATTAAATCACTCAGACCTGATTTTGTCTTAAGCGTCTACGTTGTCTGGGCGAACTTGCTTGACGCATTCCCTATCGAAAAGAGAGGTTTCCGAGCCATCGTCGACACGCATGATTTGCTTCATGTTCGGCAGCAGCAGTTTTCGGACTACGAGGAATCCCATTGGATTGAGATCTCAAAAGAGGAAGAGGCGACCGCACTGCAAAGGTTTGATTTGATTCTCGCCACTCAGCAGGACGAGGCGAAAACGCTCCGCTCCATGGCCCCGAAAAGCAAAGTCATCGTGGTTGGACATCAGCCGGAACTTCGTGTGGAGCAGCCAGGATTTGTGTCGGGAAAGGACTCGAATTCGGAGACGATTCGATTAGGGTTTATCGGGTCCAACAACGCCGCCAACGTGGATGGGCTTCGATGGTTCTTGCAGCATTGCTGGAGTCGGATCCATCAAATGACCGGAGCAGAGCTCATCGTTGCCGGACAGGTTGCTCAAGGCCTTTGTCAGAAAACGACGTGGAACGTACCGCGCGTTCAATTCCTAGGCCAGGTTCCACAGATTGATGACTTTTACACAAAGATTGATATAGCCATTAATCCAGTTCGCTTTGGCAGTGGGCTTAAAATCAAGTCGATTGAGTCGATGTGCTTTGGAAAACCGCTGGTGGCGCACCCACACAATACACGTGGCTTGCCCGCCGCTACTGTCGAGAGCATGTTTGTCGCGGACCAGCCGGATCGATTCAGCGACGCTTGCATTCGCCTCATCCGCGACGGCGATTTGAGGCGAGAGACGGCGCTTCGCGTCTTGCAAATTTGCGAAAACGAACTCTCGGGTGATAGGGTCTACGCGGGCTTTCTTGAGTGGCTATCGAAGTGCGAGTCTTTAGGTCCACCTTCCCTTGAGGCTTGA
- a CDS encoding glycosyltransferase, producing MAICTWNRSRLLRRTLERLCEINTDGRFSWELILVNNHSTDDTAQVIDDFSGLLPIVSLFEPVQGLTPCRNRAVAEASGDYVVWTDNDVLVCKNWLVSYVDAFEAEPEVAFFGGAIEPWFEPPGRPEWIESTWEKCKPVYAARDIGETPVDLTEDRLPYGANFAIRTDFQRVYLYDPMLGRVRSAMIGGEETHVLEQIARAGGKGRWVPNAKVQHIVPADRATERYIRSYYVGQGQANVLFNKQGSRRMVALLDASYQSLLYRLKRHRKQPDEWVSHMIRACISWGEFTSYRSRSLP from the coding sequence GTGGCAATTTGCACATGGAATCGGTCGCGATTGCTGCGTCGAACCCTTGAGCGACTCTGCGAAATCAACACGGACGGTCGTTTTTCGTGGGAGTTGATTCTCGTCAACAATCACTCGACCGACGACACCGCTCAGGTGATTGATGATTTCTCTGGATTACTGCCGATCGTGTCCCTGTTCGAGCCCGTTCAGGGGCTCACGCCGTGCCGCAATCGTGCGGTCGCCGAGGCGTCGGGCGATTATGTGGTATGGACTGACAATGATGTTCTCGTTTGCAAGAATTGGCTGGTTTCCTACGTTGATGCTTTCGAAGCGGAACCGGAGGTTGCATTCTTTGGCGGTGCGATCGAACCGTGGTTCGAACCGCCTGGTCGCCCCGAATGGATTGAGTCGACCTGGGAGAAATGCAAGCCTGTGTATGCCGCGCGAGACATCGGTGAGACACCGGTTGATTTGACGGAAGACCGTTTGCCGTATGGAGCAAATTTTGCGATAAGGACAGATTTTCAGCGCGTCTATCTCTACGACCCGATGCTAGGACGCGTTCGTTCGGCAATGATTGGGGGAGAAGAGACCCATGTCCTCGAACAGATCGCTCGCGCTGGCGGGAAAGGGCGGTGGGTTCCCAATGCCAAAGTTCAACACATCGTCCCGGCTGATCGAGCAACCGAACGCTATATACGTTCCTATTATGTCGGCCAAGGGCAAGCCAATGTCCTTTTCAATAAGCAAGGTTCTCGTCGGATGGTTGCTCTGCTTGACGCATCCTATCAATCGTTGCTCTACCGACTCAAGCGGCATCGTAAACAACCCGACGAATGGGTTTCCCATATGATTCGGGCATGCATTTCGTGGGGTGAGTTCACGAGTTACCGTTCACGGAGTTTGCCATAA
- a CDS encoding glycosyltransferase — protein sequence MKVGFYSSMTGMPWGGSEVLWSKVAHRLLNNDIQVTVNYRWWENAAPELDHLRSAGATIWPRRDPTWRSWPYRMTSPRNLESETSHVRRWIAREKPDFVLVILGYHLDAVTPATELIRREIPYAINVQAASTEALEETDLEEFRAAYRNARKVFFVSQENLDRVETNLAIELHNAAIVDNPFNVQWNANPCWPSDQGRLQLACVGRIHFTSKGQDLLIPLLKQEKWRDRNLCIRLFGDSQGNRTQMEGLIERYGLQSHIQLAGFAQNVEDIWGNHHGLILPSRFEGAALAVVETMLCNRICITTDVGRNRELIDHGETGFLAAAATVELLDAALEAAWKKRGDWRSMGELAGRRIRQRYGSNPVSDFYQQIVDLGHIQ from the coding sequence GTGAAAGTCGGCTTCTACTCTTCGATGACGGGAATGCCTTGGGGGGGAAGTGAGGTCCTTTGGTCCAAAGTGGCTCACCGGCTTCTCAACAACGATATTCAAGTGACCGTGAACTACCGTTGGTGGGAAAATGCAGCGCCTGAACTGGATCATTTGCGTTCGGCTGGTGCAACGATTTGGCCACGCCGTGATCCAACTTGGCGATCCTGGCCCTACCGAATGACGTCCCCGCGGAACCTTGAGAGCGAAACAAGCCACGTCCGCCGTTGGATCGCCCGCGAAAAGCCTGATTTTGTTCTGGTCATACTCGGCTACCACCTCGACGCGGTCACACCAGCGACCGAATTGATTCGGCGGGAAATCCCGTATGCGATCAATGTCCAGGCCGCCAGCACCGAGGCACTTGAGGAAACCGATCTCGAGGAGTTTCGCGCGGCATACCGCAATGCAAGAAAGGTTTTCTTCGTTTCACAAGAGAACCTCGACCGCGTCGAAACCAACCTTGCCATCGAGCTTCACAACGCGGCAATCGTCGACAATCCGTTCAATGTGCAGTGGAATGCAAATCCCTGCTGGCCATCCGACCAGGGTCGGTTGCAGCTCGCCTGTGTTGGCCGAATTCACTTCACTTCGAAAGGCCAAGACCTGCTGATCCCTTTGTTGAAACAAGAAAAGTGGCGTGATCGTAACCTCTGTATTCGCTTGTTTGGAGATTCACAAGGCAATCGCACGCAGATGGAAGGTTTGATTGAGCGTTACGGCCTACAATCCCACATTCAGCTAGCTGGTTTCGCTCAAAACGTCGAAGACATTTGGGGAAATCACCATGGTTTGATTCTGCCCTCGCGTTTTGAAGGTGCGGCATTGGCTGTGGTGGAAACGATGCTTTGCAATCGGATCTGCATTACCACCGATGTCGGACGCAACCGCGAACTGATCGATCATGGAGAAACGGGGTTCCTTGCTGCCGCAGCGACCGTTGAACTACTCGACGCCGCGCTGGAAGCCGCCTGGAAAAAACGAGGGGATTGGCGGTCCATGGGAGAACTCGCAGGCAGGCGGATTCGTCAACGATATGGCAGCAATCCGGTGAGCGATTTTTACCAGCAGATCGTCGATCTCGGACACATTCAATAG